A single window of Deltaproteobacteria bacterium DNA harbors:
- a CDS encoding type II toxin-antitoxin system RelE/ParE family toxin, which translates to MIKSFRDKETEKIWDGELSRRLPTDIQSVARRKLRMLNNARGIVDLRIPPNNRLEALVGDRKSQHSIRVNQQWRVCFIWRNGDAFDVEIVDYHGE; encoded by the coding sequence ATGATTAAAAGCTTTCGCGATAAAGAAACCGAAAAGATTTGGGATGGTGAATTATCGCGAAGACTACCGACAGATATTCAATCTGTGGCGCGGCGAAAGTTGCGTATGTTGAATAATGCGCGAGGAATTGTCGACCTGAGAATTCCACCTAACAATCGTCTTGAAGCGCTTGTCGGTGACCGAAAGAGTCAGCATAGTATTCGCGTCAATCAACAGTGGCGTGTTTGTTTTATTTGGCGCAATGGTGATGCTTTTGACGTTGAAATTGTCGATTATCACGGAGAATGA
- a CDS encoding HigA family addiction module antidote protein, with protein sequence MKKPKKLPNIHPGEVLEEEFLKPNEITRYRLAKDIGVPATRIAEICAGSRSITADTALRLAAYFGVSAKFWLGLQEDFDLEEETSNKAKVFEAIHPWRKAAAG encoded by the coding sequence ATGAAGAAACCAAAAAAACTACCCAACATTCATCCTGGTGAGGTTTTAGAAGAAGAGTTTCTTAAACCCAACGAAATCACTCGTTATCGATTGGCTAAAGATATTGGTGTGCCCGCAACTCGTATAGCAGAAATTTGCGCAGGCTCTCGTAGTATCACTGCTGATACGGCACTTCGTCTAGCTGCTTATTTTGGCGTATCCGCTAAGTTTTGGTTGGGCTTGCAAGAAGACTTTGACCTTGAAGAAGAAACATCTAATAAAGCCAAAGTTTTTGAGGCTATTCACCCTTGGCGTAAAGCTGCTGCGGGGTAG